The following proteins come from a genomic window of Streptomyces sp. Sge12:
- a CDS encoding Lrp/AsnC family transcriptional regulator — protein MRLNDLDERIVHALAEDARRSYADIGSEVGLSAPAVKRRVDRLRAEGAITGFTVRVDPAAMGWETEGFIEIYCRHNTSPDDIRRGLERYPEVVSASTVTGDADALVQIFASDMRHFERVLERIAGEPFVERTKSVLVLSPLLRRFTSGAPA, from the coding sequence GTGCGACTGAACGATCTCGACGAACGCATCGTGCACGCCCTCGCCGAGGACGCCCGCCGCTCCTACGCGGACATCGGCTCCGAGGTCGGGCTCTCCGCCCCCGCCGTCAAGCGGCGCGTGGACCGGCTGCGCGCCGAAGGCGCCATCACCGGCTTCACCGTGCGCGTGGACCCGGCCGCCATGGGCTGGGAGACCGAGGGCTTCATCGAGATCTACTGTCGCCACAACACCTCGCCGGACGACATCCGGCGAGGACTGGAGAGATACCCCGAGGTGGTGTCCGCGTCGACCGTCACCGGCGACGCGGACGCCCTCGTCCAGATCTTCGCCTCCGACATGCGCCACTTCGAGCGGGTCCTGGAGCGCATCGCGGGCGAGCCCTTCGTGGAACGCACCAAGTCCGTGCTCGTGCTCTCCCCGCTGCTCCGCCGCTTCACCTCGGGCGCACCGGCCTGA
- a CDS encoding GNAT family N-acetyltransferase, translating to MSPETGTLCGSEVLENPVWAALTGPHRGFAAFGPAGLAARYALDTAPFSALADPEDPRAWADLAALAGPGEEVWLTGLPTPPPGWQTLVTLAGVQLDGRAVRAEAAPEAVPLGPGDVPEMLELVGLTRPGPFLDRTVELGTYLGIRHEGRLVAMAGERMRPAGWSEISAVCTHPDHRGRGLAGRLVRAVAAAARERGDSPFLHAAASNTGAVRLYESMGFTLRRSPFFLGLRTP from the coding sequence ATGTCCCCCGAGACCGGCACGCTGTGCGGCAGTGAAGTACTCGAGAACCCGGTCTGGGCCGCGCTGACGGGCCCGCACCGCGGTTTCGCCGCGTTCGGGCCCGCGGGTCTGGCGGCCCGCTACGCGCTGGACACGGCCCCCTTCTCGGCTCTCGCCGATCCCGAGGACCCGCGGGCGTGGGCGGACCTGGCCGCGCTGGCCGGCCCCGGGGAGGAGGTCTGGCTGACCGGGCTGCCGACCCCGCCGCCGGGGTGGCAGACGCTGGTGACGCTCGCGGGCGTGCAGCTGGACGGCCGGGCGGTACGGGCCGAGGCCGCGCCGGAGGCGGTGCCGCTGGGGCCCGGTGACGTACCGGAGATGCTGGAGCTCGTGGGGCTGACCAGGCCGGGCCCGTTCCTCGACCGGACGGTCGAGCTGGGCACGTACCTCGGGATCCGTCACGAGGGCCGGCTGGTGGCGATGGCCGGGGAGCGGATGCGGCCGGCGGGCTGGTCGGAGATCAGCGCGGTGTGCACGCACCCGGACCACCGGGGCCGGGGTCTGGCGGGCCGGCTGGTGCGCGCGGTCGCGGCGGCGGCCCGCGAGCGCGGGGACAGCCCGTTCCTGCACGCGGCGGCGTCGAACACGGGGGCGGTGCGGCTCTACGAGTCGATGGGCTTCACCCTGCGCCGCAGCCCCTTCTTCCTGGGCCTGCGCACCCCCTGA
- a CDS encoding carbon-nitrogen hydrolase family protein: protein MPPLRTALLQSSGVLGDTAENLKALDEAAARAAQSGAGLLVTSEMFLTGYALDLQDIPGLAEPADGPSAQAIGEIARRHRVAVLYGYPESADGAVYNAAQLIGPDGTALANYRKTHLFGCFEQDAFTPGDIPVVQADLNGLRIGIMICYDVEFPENVRAHALAGTDLLLVPTAQMHPFQFVAEQLVPVRAFENQMYIAYVNRTGPEGEFEFVGLSCLASPDGVTRTRAGRGEELVFGEADPELLSASRENNPYLRDRRPGLYASLV from the coding sequence ATGCCCCCGCTGCGCACCGCCCTCCTCCAGAGCTCCGGCGTTCTCGGCGACACCGCCGAGAACCTCAAGGCGCTCGACGAGGCAGCGGCGCGCGCCGCACAGAGCGGGGCCGGGCTGCTCGTGACCTCGGAGATGTTCCTGACCGGCTACGCGCTGGACCTCCAGGACATCCCCGGCCTCGCCGAACCGGCCGACGGCCCCAGCGCACAGGCCATCGGCGAGATCGCCCGCCGCCACCGGGTCGCCGTCCTCTACGGCTACCCCGAGAGCGCGGACGGCGCCGTCTACAACGCCGCCCAGCTCATCGGCCCCGACGGCACGGCGCTGGCGAACTACCGCAAGACCCACCTCTTCGGCTGCTTCGAACAGGACGCCTTCACCCCCGGCGACATCCCCGTCGTCCAGGCGGACCTGAACGGCCTCCGCATCGGCATCATGATCTGCTACGACGTGGAGTTCCCCGAGAACGTCCGGGCGCACGCGCTCGCCGGCACCGACCTCCTCCTGGTGCCGACCGCGCAGATGCACCCGTTCCAGTTCGTCGCCGAACAGCTGGTGCCCGTACGGGCCTTCGAAAACCAGATGTACATCGCGTACGTCAACCGCACCGGCCCGGAAGGCGAGTTCGAGTTCGTCGGACTCAGCTGCCTGGCGAGCCCCGACGGGGTCACCCGGACCCGGGCCGGACGCGGCGAGGAGCTGGTGTTCGGCGAGGCCGATCCCGAGCTGCTGTCGGCCTCGCGCGAGAACAACCCGTACCTGCGCGACCGCCGACCCGGGCTCTACGCCTCCCTCGTCTAA
- a CDS encoding flavin monoamine oxidase family protein, whose amino-acid sequence MTSTVPTTAVPHSDGQPPITMFGPDFPYAYDDFLAHPAGLGQIPATELGTEVAVIGGGLSGIISAYELMKMGLKPVVYEADQIGGRLRTVGFEGAGTEELTAEMGAMRFPPSSTALQHYIDLVGLVTEPFPNPLAESTPSTVVDLKGETHYAETIADLPQIYRDVSAAWNACLDEGADFSDMNTAMRERDVPRIREIWAKLVEKLDDETFYGFLCKSEAFKSFRKREIFGQVGFGTGGWDTDFPNSILEILRVVYTEADDHHRGIVGGSQQLPMRLWEREPEKIVHWAQGTSLSTLHDGTPRPAVTRLHRTAGNRITVTDSSGDIRTYRAAIFTAQSWMLLSQIECDDTLFPIDHWTAIERTHYMESSKLFVPVDRPFWLDKDEETGRDVMSMTLTDRMTRGTYLLDNGPDKPAVICLSYTWCDDSLKWLPLSANERMEVMLKSLGEIYPKVDIRRHIIGNPVTVSWENEPYFMGAFKANLPGHYRYQRRLFTHFMQDRLPEDKRGIFLAGDDISWTAGWAEGAVQTALNAVWGVMHHLGGSTDSTNPGPGDVYDEIAPVELPED is encoded by the coding sequence ATGACGTCCACGGTGCCCACCACCGCCGTCCCGCACAGCGACGGACAGCCGCCGATCACCATGTTCGGCCCGGACTTCCCGTACGCCTACGACGACTTCCTCGCCCACCCGGCCGGCCTCGGCCAGATACCGGCGACCGAGCTCGGCACCGAGGTCGCCGTCATCGGCGGCGGGCTGTCCGGCATCATCTCGGCGTACGAGCTGATGAAGATGGGCCTGAAGCCCGTCGTGTACGAGGCCGACCAGATCGGCGGCCGCCTGCGCACCGTCGGCTTCGAGGGCGCCGGCACCGAGGAGCTGACCGCGGAGATGGGCGCCATGCGCTTCCCGCCGTCCTCCACGGCCCTGCAGCACTACATCGACCTCGTCGGCCTGGTCACCGAGCCCTTCCCGAACCCGCTCGCCGAGTCGACCCCCTCGACGGTCGTCGACCTCAAGGGCGAGACGCACTACGCCGAGACGATCGCGGACCTCCCGCAGATCTACCGCGACGTGTCCGCCGCGTGGAACGCCTGCCTCGACGAGGGCGCCGACTTCTCCGACATGAACACCGCGATGCGCGAGCGGGACGTCCCGCGCATCCGCGAGATCTGGGCCAAGCTCGTCGAGAAGCTCGACGACGAGACCTTCTACGGCTTCCTCTGCAAGTCCGAGGCCTTCAAGTCCTTCCGCAAGCGCGAGATCTTCGGCCAGGTCGGCTTCGGCACGGGGGGCTGGGACACCGACTTCCCGAACTCCATCCTGGAGATCCTGCGCGTCGTCTACACCGAGGCCGACGACCACCACCGCGGCATCGTGGGCGGCTCCCAGCAGCTGCCGATGCGCCTGTGGGAGCGCGAGCCCGAGAAGATCGTGCACTGGGCCCAGGGCACGTCCCTGTCCACCCTGCACGACGGCACCCCGCGCCCGGCGGTCACCCGCCTGCACCGCACGGCCGGCAACCGCATCACGGTCACCGACTCCTCCGGCGACATCCGCACGTACCGCGCCGCGATCTTCACGGCCCAGTCCTGGATGCTGCTGTCGCAGATCGAGTGCGACGACACGCTGTTCCCGATCGACCACTGGACGGCGATCGAGCGCACCCACTACATGGAGTCGTCCAAGCTGTTCGTCCCCGTCGACCGGCCGTTCTGGCTCGACAAGGACGAGGAGACGGGTCGCGACGTCATGTCGATGACCCTCACGGACCGCATGACCCGCGGCACGTACCTCCTGGACAACGGCCCGGACAAGCCCGCCGTCATCTGCCTCTCGTACACCTGGTGCGACGACAGCCTGAAGTGGCTGCCGCTGTCCGCGAACGAGCGGATGGAGGTCATGCTGAAGTCCCTCGGCGAGATCTACCCGAAGGTCGACATCCGCCGCCACATCATCGGCAACCCGGTCACCGTGTCCTGGGAGAACGAGCCCTACTTCATGGGCGCGTTCAAGGCCAACCTCCCGGGCCACTACCGCTACCAGCGCCGCCTGTTCACCCACTTCATGCAGGACCGCCTCCCCGAGGACAAGCGCGGCATCTTCCTCGCGGGCGACGACATCTCCTGGACGGCCGGCTGGGCCGAGGGCGCGGTCCAGACCGCCCTCAACGCCGTCTGGGGCGTCATGCACCACCTCGGCGGGTCCACGGACTCCACCAACCCGGGCCCGGGCGACGTCTACGACGAGATCGCCCCGGTCGAACTCCCCGAGGACTGA
- a CDS encoding RHS repeat domain-containing protein — translation MSTAAAATEKFKVRGTQSEPVLAGASVPVKSAPKNEAAQNAQKKAPKVTWPKGGEALLEPGSPVAARAQAAAPARSDVGGLPVAIRSTATAVPFTRAGASAAPAAPANVKVSVKNQTHAEKAGINGVLMAVEPGAGAPSPGTVELAVDYSAFAGAFGANFASRMRVVQYPACVLTTPEKGECQTGTPVDSGNDVKNKTLTAHISLAGTGTGTGTKSPQQLSARSAAAAAPMVLAAEAGASGTGGDFKATPLAPTSSWQSGGASGDFNWTYPMSTPEAPGDLSPELGLNYSAQSVDGRMAASNTQPSQAGDGFELTSGGFIERRFQPCSDVPGSGVAYKDGKGDLCFASENAMLSLNGSGTELVRDDATGTWKGVKDDGSKVEYLTGAVNGDAEGGYFRLTTVSGTVFTFGLNRPGNWKAGDQETNSAFTVPLYGKDGGKQRAWRYNLDHVSDVQGNAMVYYYAKETNRYGADKKLQGVEYTRGGHLSRVEYGLRTGAEYGTKAPAKVILDTAERCLPGADCSDAKFTKENAKNWPDVPVDQFCAPGKECKNQHSPTFWTRKRFSAITTQVLTRGAYKDVDRWDLTHSFPQTGDGTSNGLWLASVKHTGKTNGELSTPEITFSGQQLANRVDGLEGLPPFIRYRINAISTESGGLIGVTYSAPECNRDGVLPASDADNTLRCYPVNWSAPGQPIGPDGRPKPYKDYFHKYVATQVVENDLVGGSPSTVTRYEYSGAPAWAYDTSEFLRDTERTWNQWRGYGKVITRTGDGADQRTRSENVYFRGLDGDRTASGGTRSVKVADSEGNQITDHLSQAGVTRETLTYNGDGGALISATSYEPSISAPTATRNRTGTTALTAQRFNNGAERTRTAVQGGFRRTAVEKSYNEHGLITQVNDLGDTSTSSDDQCTRTEYAQNAGKHLLDLESREETVSVACNAAVQRPVHVVSDERTHYDGKGFGEAPVRGDATRAEELAEYVAGQPRYVTTGTEKFDQYGRSVETTDALGNTARTEYTPATGEMPHQVVTTNPLGHTETDIIDPTRGLTLTEVDGDGRREESEYDALGRLVKGWEVGRTRDQKPDVEISYLLRKDGPSAVTTRTRLADDTYTVNHELYDGLMRSRQTQATRSDLNQNDEARSGRVVTDTVYDSRGLQVKESGPYLEKSNPGTTLVSVPDNQIIRQHGYLYDGAGRKTVDLFYSLGTEKWRTTTTYEGDRHHVVPPEGSTVTTTITDARGKPVELRQHKGRQVGGDFDSTRYSYDPGGELTQVVDPVGNVWQYEYDLRGRKSKDRDPDRGTTTYAFDDGDQLLSTTDARGKSIHVSYDRLGRPLEQRDGTPTGPKRAEWTYDTLSKGQLTSSTRYTDGKPYTTSVLGYDSSGAPTGSRTTIPDGQGKLSGSYESRVDYNSAGDPLSAHLPAAGGLPAEKLDFGYNAAGLPSTVKGAAEYVSSSRYTPFGEVMQYMQGAKGKRMIHTNYLDDSTRRVTKSFADREVAPSALSEVDYAYDPAGNITSLSELREGTTRDTQCFSYDYLRRMTEGWTAKTTCAGGPSAATVGGVSPYWHSYTFDPTGNRTSETKHDVGNGETRHSYAYPAAKGNQPHTLSGVDIVEPTGTRKDSYAYDATGNTTLRKVGNSEQKLEWDAEGQLTKVTEGTKVTEYVYDAEGNRLLRKDPSGTTLYLAGTEVSLAADGTTKATRGYNFGQSTVAVRSSDGKVSYLSADHHNTATIAVDAGGTMTAARRDMTPYGETRGSAPQAWPNQKGFVGGTVDASTGLTQLGVRSYEPATGRFLSVDPLIDANDPQQMNGYAYANNNPVSISDPDGKIVPLLAAIALRIAAQAIAREIARRAAIEAARRAAAELAKRLAMEAAKKAAQEAAKKAAEEAVKKAAAEAAKKLAAEAAKKQAAKQAAQQAAKKQAAKQAAKKPAPKAAPKQQAAAKKAPSAKQAAAPKKSPQKSQNPTPKKSQQSQTKDYPSTKSKLSEHLRQTEKYGKDSVRDLPDGRIRYYGKVDPAKNPGEMIGRRLVREWNPVNGNSRTWHETLDGAGRIRQVRPDIKFTGGKKVHYVFDILGKFTGKW, via the coding sequence GTGAGCACCGCGGCCGCGGCCACCGAGAAGTTCAAGGTCCGCGGCACCCAGAGCGAGCCGGTACTCGCCGGCGCCTCGGTCCCGGTCAAGTCCGCGCCGAAGAACGAAGCAGCGCAGAACGCCCAGAAGAAGGCTCCCAAGGTCACCTGGCCCAAGGGCGGCGAAGCCCTCCTGGAGCCCGGCTCCCCCGTGGCTGCCCGCGCGCAGGCTGCTGCGCCCGCCCGTAGTGACGTAGGCGGGCTTCCCGTCGCAATACGTTCCACGGCCACGGCAGTTCCGTTCACCCGGGCGGGAGCATCGGCCGCTCCGGCCGCCCCGGCCAATGTGAAGGTCTCGGTCAAGAATCAGACCCACGCCGAAAAGGCCGGCATCAACGGTGTGCTGATGGCCGTGGAACCGGGCGCGGGCGCGCCTTCGCCCGGCACCGTCGAACTCGCCGTCGACTACTCCGCGTTCGCGGGGGCGTTCGGCGCGAATTTCGCGAGCCGCATGCGCGTGGTGCAGTACCCGGCCTGTGTGCTGACCACGCCCGAGAAGGGCGAGTGCCAGACCGGAACTCCGGTCGACAGCGGGAATGACGTCAAGAACAAGACGCTGACCGCCCACATCTCCCTGGCCGGCACCGGCACCGGCACCGGCACCAAGTCACCTCAGCAGCTGTCCGCGCGGAGCGCCGCAGCGGCCGCTCCGATGGTCCTGGCCGCCGAGGCCGGCGCCTCCGGCACCGGCGGGGACTTCAAGGCGACGCCGCTCGCCCCCACGTCGAGCTGGCAGTCCGGCGGGGCCTCCGGTGACTTCAACTGGACCTACCCCATGTCCACCCCGGAGGCTCCCGGGGATCTCTCTCCCGAGCTCGGGCTGAACTACTCCGCGCAGAGCGTGGACGGCCGCATGGCCGCCAGCAACACCCAGCCCTCGCAAGCGGGCGACGGGTTCGAGCTGACCTCCGGCGGCTTCATCGAGCGCCGCTTCCAGCCGTGCTCCGACGTCCCCGGCTCCGGAGTGGCGTACAAGGACGGCAAGGGCGACCTCTGCTTCGCCTCCGAGAACGCCATGCTGTCCCTCAACGGCTCGGGCACCGAGCTGGTCAGGGACGACGCCACCGGCACCTGGAAGGGCGTCAAGGACGACGGCTCCAAGGTCGAGTACCTCACCGGTGCCGTCAACGGGGACGCCGAGGGCGGCTACTTCCGTCTGACCACCGTCTCCGGCACGGTCTTCACCTTCGGCCTCAACCGGCCGGGCAACTGGAAGGCCGGCGACCAGGAGACCAACTCCGCCTTCACCGTCCCGCTGTACGGCAAGGACGGCGGCAAGCAGCGCGCCTGGCGCTACAACCTCGACCACGTCTCCGACGTGCAGGGGAACGCCATGGTCTACTACTACGCCAAGGAGACCAACCGCTACGGCGCGGACAAGAAGCTCCAGGGCGTCGAGTACACCCGGGGCGGACACCTCAGCCGCGTCGAGTACGGCCTGCGGACCGGCGCCGAATACGGCACCAAGGCCCCGGCCAAGGTGATCCTCGACACCGCCGAGCGCTGCCTGCCCGGTGCGGACTGCTCGGACGCCAAGTTCACCAAGGAGAACGCCAAGAACTGGCCCGACGTCCCCGTCGACCAGTTCTGCGCCCCCGGCAAGGAGTGCAAGAACCAGCACTCCCCCACCTTCTGGACCCGCAAGCGGTTCTCCGCCATCACCACCCAGGTGCTGACCCGGGGCGCTTACAAGGACGTCGACCGCTGGGACCTGACCCACTCCTTCCCCCAGACCGGCGACGGCACCAGCAACGGCCTGTGGCTGGCCTCGGTCAAGCACACCGGTAAGACCAACGGCGAGCTCAGCACCCCGGAGATCACCTTCTCCGGCCAGCAGCTGGCCAACCGCGTCGACGGCCTGGAGGGCCTGCCGCCCTTCATCCGCTACCGGATCAACGCCATCAGCACCGAATCCGGTGGTCTGATCGGCGTCACCTACTCGGCTCCCGAGTGCAACCGCGACGGAGTCCTGCCGGCCTCGGACGCCGACAACACCCTGCGCTGCTACCCGGTCAACTGGTCCGCGCCGGGGCAGCCCATCGGCCCGGACGGCCGGCCCAAGCCCTACAAGGACTACTTCCACAAGTACGTCGCCACCCAGGTCGTCGAGAACGACCTCGTCGGCGGATCCCCCTCGACCGTCACCCGGTACGAGTACTCCGGCGCCCCGGCCTGGGCGTACGACACCTCCGAGTTCCTCCGCGACACCGAGCGCACCTGGAACCAGTGGCGCGGCTACGGCAAGGTCATCACCCGCACGGGCGACGGCGCCGACCAGCGCACGCGTTCGGAGAACGTCTACTTCCGGGGCCTGGACGGCGACCGCACCGCCTCCGGCGGTACCCGCAGCGTCAAGGTCGCCGACTCCGAGGGCAACCAGATCACCGACCACCTCTCGCAGGCCGGTGTCACCCGCGAAACCCTCACGTACAACGGCGACGGCGGCGCGCTGATCTCGGCAACCTCGTACGAGCCGTCGATCAGTGCTCCGACCGCGACCCGCAACCGCACCGGCACGACCGCACTCACCGCTCAGCGCTTCAACAACGGCGCGGAGCGCACCCGTACCGCCGTCCAGGGCGGCTTCCGGCGCACGGCGGTGGAGAAGTCCTACAACGAGCACGGGCTGATCACCCAGGTCAACGACCTGGGCGACACGTCCACGAGCAGCGACGACCAGTGCACCCGCACCGAGTACGCCCAGAACGCCGGGAAGCACCTGCTGGATCTGGAATCCCGCGAGGAGACCGTCTCCGTCGCCTGCAACGCCGCCGTCCAGCGACCGGTGCACGTCGTCTCCGACGAACGCACGCACTACGACGGCAAGGGCTTCGGTGAGGCCCCGGTCAGGGGCGACGCCACGCGAGCCGAGGAGCTGGCCGAATACGTCGCTGGTCAGCCCCGCTATGTGACCACCGGCACGGAGAAGTTCGACCAGTACGGCCGCTCTGTGGAGACCACGGACGCGCTGGGCAACACCGCCAGGACCGAGTACACCCCGGCCACCGGTGAGATGCCGCACCAGGTGGTCACGACCAACCCGCTCGGTCACACCGAGACCGACATCATCGACCCGACCCGCGGCCTCACCCTGACCGAGGTCGACGGTGACGGACGCCGGGAGGAGTCCGAGTACGACGCGCTGGGCCGCCTGGTCAAGGGCTGGGAAGTCGGCCGGACCCGGGACCAGAAGCCTGACGTCGAGATCTCCTACCTGCTCCGCAAGGACGGCCCCTCCGCCGTCACCACCCGCACGCGCCTCGCCGACGACACCTACACCGTCAACCACGAGCTGTACGACGGTCTGATGCGCTCGCGCCAGACCCAGGCCACGCGCTCCGACCTCAACCAGAACGACGAAGCACGCTCCGGCCGTGTCGTCACCGACACGGTGTACGACTCCCGTGGCCTGCAGGTGAAGGAATCCGGCCCGTACCTGGAGAAGAGCAACCCCGGCACCACGCTGGTATCCGTCCCTGACAACCAGATCATCCGTCAGCACGGTTACCTCTACGACGGCGCCGGACGCAAGACCGTCGACCTGTTCTACAGCCTCGGCACCGAGAAATGGCGCACGACGACCACCTATGAAGGTGACCGCCACCACGTCGTCCCGCCCGAGGGCAGCACGGTCACCACGACCATCACCGACGCCCGGGGCAAACCGGTGGAGCTGCGGCAGCACAAGGGCCGACAGGTCGGCGGCGACTTCGACAGCACCCGCTACAGCTACGATCCCGGCGGTGAGCTGACCCAGGTCGTCGACCCGGTCGGAAACGTCTGGCAGTACGAGTACGACCTGCGCGGCCGCAAGAGCAAGGACCGTGATCCCGACCGCGGCACCACCACCTACGCCTTTGACGACGGCGACCAGCTGCTCTCCACCACCGACGCCCGCGGTAAGAGCATCCACGTCTCCTACGACAGGCTCGGCCGACCGCTGGAACAGCGAGACGGGACTCCGACCGGACCGAAGCGCGCCGAGTGGACGTACGACACCCTCTCCAAGGGACAGTTGACTTCCTCGACCCGCTACACCGACGGGAAGCCGTACACCACTTCCGTGCTGGGCTACGACAGCAGCGGAGCCCCGACCGGGTCCAGGACCACGATCCCGGACGGGCAGGGCAAGCTCTCCGGAAGCTACGAGTCCAGGGTCGACTACAACAGCGCTGGCGACCCGCTCTCGGCACACCTCCCCGCCGCCGGCGGTCTTCCCGCGGAGAAGCTGGACTTCGGCTATAACGCGGCGGGCCTGCCCAGCACGGTCAAGGGTGCCGCCGAGTACGTCAGCAGCAGCCGCTACACCCCCTTCGGCGAAGTCATGCAGTACATGCAGGGCGCCAAGGGCAAGCGCATGATCCACACCAACTACCTGGACGACTCGACCCGCCGGGTCACCAAGTCGTTCGCGGACCGTGAGGTCGCACCGTCCGCGCTGTCCGAGGTCGACTACGCCTACGACCCCGCGGGCAACATCACTTCTCTCAGCGAACTGCGCGAGGGGACGACCCGCGACACGCAGTGCTTCTCCTACGACTACCTGCGTCGTATGACCGAGGGTTGGACCGCGAAGACGACCTGCGCGGGCGGACCGTCCGCGGCCACCGTCGGCGGTGTGTCGCCGTACTGGCACTCGTACACGTTCGACCCGACGGGCAACCGCACCAGCGAGACCAAGCACGACGTGGGCAACGGCGAGACCCGCCACTCCTACGCCTACCCGGCCGCCAAGGGCAACCAGCCGCACACCCTGAGCGGCGTGGACATCGTCGAACCGACGGGGACCCGCAAGGACTCGTACGCATACGACGCCACCGGCAACACCACCCTCCGCAAGGTCGGTAACTCCGAGCAGAAGCTCGAATGGGACGCCGAGGGGCAGCTCACCAAGGTCACCGAGGGCACCAAGGTCACCGAGTACGTCTATGACGCGGAGGGCAACCGCCTGCTGCGCAAGGACCCTTCAGGAACCACGCTCTACCTGGCCGGCACCGAGGTGTCCCTTGCCGCGGACGGCACTACCAAGGCCACCCGCGGGTACAACTTCGGTCAGTCGACCGTCGCCGTCCGCTCCTCGGACGGGAAGGTCTCCTACCTGTCCGCGGACCACCACAACACCGCGACCATCGCGGTGGATGCCGGCGGGACAATGACCGCCGCCCGGCGGGACATGACCCCCTACGGCGAGACCCGGGGCTCGGCGCCCCAAGCCTGGCCGAACCAGAAGGGCTTCGTCGGCGGCACGGTCGACGCCTCCACGGGACTGACTCAGCTGGGTGTCCGCTCCTACGAGCCGGCCACCGGGCGATTCCTGTCGGTCGACCCACTGATCGACGCCAACGACCCGCAGCAGATGAACGGGTACGCGTACGCCAACAACAACCCGGTGTCGATCTCCGACCCGGACGGCAAGATCGTTCCTCTCCTCGCCGCGATCGCCCTCCGGATAGCGGCCCAGGCGATCGCCAGGGAGATCGCCCGCCGTGCCGCGATCGAGGCGGCCAGGAGGGCCGCCGCCGAACTGGCCAAGCGTCTGGCGATGGAGGCCGCGAAGAAGGCGGCTCAGGAAGCTGCCAAGAAGGCGGCCGAGGAGGCCGTCAAGAAGGCGGCCGCTGAAGCAGCCAAGAAGCTGGCGGCGGAAGCAGCCAAGAAGCAGGCAGCGAAGCAGGCGGCTCAGCAGGCGGCCAAGAAGCAGGCAGCGAAGCAGGCAGCGAAGAAGCCTGCGCCGAAGGCAGCTCCGAAGCAGCAGGCCGCAGCAAAGAAGGCGCCCTCCGCGAAGCAGGCGGCAGCGCCAAAGAAATCGCCGCAGAAATCACAGAATCCCACACCGAAGAAGTCTCAGCAGAGCCAGACCAAGGACTATCCGAGCACAAAGTCGAAGCTCTCTGAGCACCTCCGGCAGACCGAGAAGTACGGCAAGGACTCAGTCAGAGACCTCCCCGATGGCAGGATCCGGTACTATGGGAAGGTTGATCCGGCCAAAAACCCTGGCGAGATGATCGGCCGACGGCTCGTACGGGAATGGAATCCGGTCAACGGAAACAGCCGCACTTGGCATGAGACCTTGGACGGGGCGGGACGGATTCGACAGGTCCGTCCGGACATAAAATTCACGGGCGGGAAGAAAGTCCACTACGTGTTCGACATACTCGGGAAGTTCACAGGAAAGTGGTAG